GCGATGAACCTGATCCCCGATCCGAATGTAGGCACGTCGAATTTCGTCACCCTGCAGCCAGGAATGAAGCTGGCGACGATCTTCTCGTCGGCCGCGACGGTGGTGAACGTCGCGGCCGACATCGTCGGTACGGTCGCCTCGCTGGGGCTCACCAAGGACGGCTGGGAACGGCGCGAGGACGAGTGGCAGCACAACGTCGATCTCTACAAGATCGAGATCGCGCGCAACGAACGCGAAATCCTGGCCGCGGAGCGAAGGCGCGACGCCGCGCTGAACGAGCTGAACAGCCATCGCCAGACGATGGAGAACAATGCCGAGCAGCACGATTTCCTGCGCGACAAGTTCACCAGCCACGAACTTTATCTCTGGCTGGTCAAGGAAACCGCGGCGCTCCATGCCCGCTGTCACGACCTGGCCCTGCAATGCGCCTGGGACGCGGAACGCGCCTTCAACTTCGAGCGCGAGCTGTCCGCCGAACGCTTCATCTCGCTCGATCCGCCCGACAGCCTGCACGAACGGCTTCTGGACGGCGACAGGCTCAGCCTTGAATTGGCGCGGATGCAGAAGGTCTACGAGGACCGCGACCGCCGGCCCTACGAACTCACCAAGCACATCTCGCTGCGCCAGCTGTTCCCCACGGCCTTCCTGCAATTGATCTCGACGGGGCGCTGTATCGTTGACCTTCCCGAGTGGCTGTTTGACTGCGACAATCCGGGCCACTACCTCCGGCGCATACGTACGCTGTCGGTCAGCCTGCCCTGCGTAGTGGGGCCCTACACGGGCGTCCATTGCAAGGTGACTCTGAATTCGTCGTCGATCCGGGTCAGCCCCGAGGTTCTGGCCCCCGACCACCGGTGTTGCGACGACACGGGCTGCAACTCCGGCTACGCCCCCTTGCCCGACGACCCCCGCGTCGTTCATCTGCACGGCGCGGCCGAGGCCATCGCCACCTCGACGGGACAAGAGGATTCCGGCCTGTTCCAGCTCGACTTCGGCGATCCGCGCTACCTGCCCTTTGAATACCAGGGCGCGGTCTGTCGGCTTTGCATCGAGCTCCCGCACGAGACCAACCGCTTCGACATCGACACCCTTTCCGATTTCGTGCTGCACCTGCGCTACACGGCCCATGAGGGCGGCGAGATCCTGCGCCGCGCCGCGTGGGAATGCGCCCGCCGCCACCTGCCGGGTGCGGGGACGCGCTTCGTCGATGCCCGGCGCGAGATGCCGGGCCAGTGGCGGCGGATGGCTGCACCGGCACGCCACGGGGCGTCGGCAGAGGCGCAGTCCGACTACCTCGGGCTCCATCTCGACCGCGGGATGTTCCCGTTCCTCACCGGCAACCGCCGTCCGCGCGTCACCCGGATCGAGGTGCTGTTCGAAGCGCCCGATGCCGATCCCAGCCGCCATCACGACGTGATCTTCTTTGCCGGAGAGCGGGTCGAGAGCATCGCCCCGGACACCTGCCGCGAAGGCGTGTTCACGGTCGATTGCGTGTCCGACGCCGCCTGGCCCGGCTTCTTTCACGGAGTGCTGGAGATCGACCCGGTCGAGATTGCGGGACGGGACGGCGCCGCGCTCGGCGTTCTGGCCTTCGATCCCACTGTTGCCCGGCTCTGCAACGTCTGGCTGCTCTTCGGCTACGACTCGTCCGATGCAATGTCCTCCTGTCCTGCACCGCAAGCGGAAATGGAGGTGTGCCCCTAGATTTCCGCTGAAGTCTTTACCGATAGGCGGCGCGATTGGGTCCAAGGTGCAAATGAACGGACTCACAAGCGCCGGTGAGCGGCGCCCGACCAAAACGAACCGGATTCGCCGGAAACCAGGCGTCTTCGGTGCGCGCAGCGCCTATGCCTTGATCTATCGTATTTCCGTGATGGGAGAAACGATCAGCAATCCCACCGATCAGTGGTTTTTCGAGCGGGAACGTATTCGGCTGGCGAGGATCTCCCGCGAAACCAAGCTCTCGTACTCCGGAGATATGCCGGCCCGCAGGCGCGAGCCTGAAAATATTATCCTTTGAGCGCAACTTGCCCTTCTTAGCCACGCAGACGCTCAATTGCTGCGGAAGTCTTTTGTAGACACGCTGCGTTGCCGCAAGAGCAAGAACGTCGAGGCATGCGCATGATGCAGCAATCGGCCTTGCAAAGTCCGTTTACTGCGCATCGCTGCCGTTTGTCCAGACCGCGGCGAACGACTGCTCGCCGCCCTTCGGTCCGAAGAATTCCACATCGTCAATCTTGCGCCCATGCTATGGACGACGACAGGCCCACGTGTATTCCCGATCTGGACCGCCTCCCGGCCTCCGTTGGGCCCTGTAGATGATCCATCACGCCGGGGCTCGGACGGCGCCCATCCCGTTGCCCCCTATTCACATGGAGAAGCCGGTTCCGGTCAATGATAGACTGGCCGGTTTTCCAACAGCTCCGCCCTGTCCAGCATGCGCGTGACCATCCGCAGGTTGGGCTCGAGGCCAGAACGGGGAACCCGATCCAGGGTTTCGGCGATGGCATCGATCGCGGGCGCCGTCAGCCCGCGCCGAGCGCCCTCGCGCCGAGCGAAGGCCTGCAGGTCCGCGATCCCCATGCCCGGCAGGGTCAAGGGCGGGCACCGGCTGAGCAGGGGTGCGGGCAGGCCGGACAGGCTGTTCGCCGTCATTACCCACGTGATCCAGGACATGTCGAACCGCAGCTGGAAATACGGGCAGTCCCAGGCCCGTGCGGTCAGCGGCTCCAGCAAGGGCAGCAGCGCGTTGCCCATGTCGTAGGACCGGCCCTTGTCCGAGATCACGGCCCCGGCCTTCTCGACTTCGTCCAGCACGATCACCGGGTTGCCGACAAGCTGTGCGAGGATCGTGGTCAGGGGCCTGCCGGGCATGGCCGAGGACCAGCCGCGCTGCATCCCGGTCAAGGCAAAGCTGGCCGGTTCGCCGGTCGCGTCGATCGTCGTGGCGGGCAGCCCCACGACCTGGGCCAGGCGCCGGGCCCAATGGCTCTTGCCGATGCCGGGTGGGCCCACCAGCAGAAGGGGCGGCATGCGAAAGCCGGCCGCGCCCTGGCGCACGGAACGGCGCATCGCGTGCCAGGCGGCCTCGGTCGCGGGCGCCATCCAGGGCATTTCCGCCTGCAGGGTGGCGGCCAGCTCGTCGGCGCGCGCCTCGCTGCCGATCTCCACCAGCGTGACCCCGTCGCGCAGCGGGGCGAGGCGCTCGCGATCCTCCTGCCGAAGGTGACCCAGCCTGGTCGCGGCGGTCAGCCTTTCGACATAGCGCGCGGCCCGGCGGTCGATGCGTGCCTCGTCCTTGGCTGGCAATTGAGAGGCAAGGAATGTGTCCTGCTCTTTCGGGTCATCGACCCAACCTCGGGCCCTGGCCCGGTAGCCCAGCAGGAAGCGGCGCAGGCGGCCACGCACCTCGCGGGCGGTCGGGATCTCTCTGCCCGGGCGGGCGTCGACGAAGGGAATTCGGGCCATGGGATGTCCTTTCCAGCAGGGCGATGCCGCCGCCAGCGCGACGGCACCGCGCGACCGCCCTGGGGACGGCCGGTGGTTTCATGAAAGGACCCGGGTCTTGGGCAGAGAGGAAGCAGGAGCGGGGCGGCCCGTCAATGCCCCGGCCCAGCCGAAGGACGCCCAAAGGCGCCCCGAAGCCATGATTCGGCAAAGGATTGTTTTTAGGTCATATTTTTGAAAGCGCGCGCGCCGGTGGCAAGCAATCGCGTGTCAAAATGGCAGATAACCCCCGAAATGGCAGGTTTTCGGTGGGTGGGACAAAAAAGTGTCGAGACAGGTGATTAAAGCCCATTGGCCCCTCGTAAGTGATTGAAATTATTACATCCTGATTCAAATCGGCGACCCATTCACCCATTCTGCCAAGTCATTGTCGCCCATTCCCGCCAAGGCATTATTGCCCATTCGCGGATGCCCTCGCCAGGATTCCGAAGACGGCACGAAAAAAGGCCGCCCGAATGGGCGGCCTGGAAGGGAAAAGGATCCTGTTGGAGCCGGGCGTCAGATGTCCGATCGGCGATAGACGTAGGCTTCGAGTTTCGGGCGCGGCATGATCGGCGCGATCCCGGCCTCGGCGAGGGCCTTCCGGATTGCCTTCGCAGATTGCCCCCTGCTGGCCACGAGCTCGGCCAGGGTCACGTAGGTTGCCCGGAACCGGTCAATCTCTGCCTGGGTGAAATAGTGCCGAACCGCGCCCTTCGAATTCTTCACCGTTTCGGGCACCAGGAACGGCCGGCCGTCGCGGTCAGGGCACGAGACCAGGTGGCGGACGC
This genomic window from Rhodovulum sp. ES.010 contains:
- a CDS encoding AAA family ATPase, producing MARIPFVDARPGREIPTAREVRGRLRRFLLGYRARARGWVDDPKEQDTFLASQLPAKDEARIDRRAARYVERLTAATRLGHLRQEDRERLAPLRDGVTLVEIGSEARADELAATLQAEMPWMAPATEAAWHAMRRSVRQGAAGFRMPPLLLVGPPGIGKSHWARRLAQVVGLPATTIDATGEPASFALTGMQRGWSSAMPGRPLTTILAQLVGNPVIVLDEVEKAGAVISDKGRSYDMGNALLPLLEPLTARAWDCPYFQLRFDMSWITWVMTANSLSGLPAPLLSRCPPLTLPGMGIADLQAFARREGARRGLTAPAIDAIAETLDRVPRSGLEPNLRMVTRMLDRAELLENRPVYH